In Exiguobacterium sibiricum 7-3, a genomic segment contains:
- the typA gene encoding translational GTPase TypA, whose product MTTVVRNDLRNVAIIAHVDHGKTTLVDELLKQSGTFRANELVEERAMDSNDIERERGITILAKNTAIDYKNTRINIVDTPGHADFGGEVERIMRMVDGVILVVDAREGCMPQTRFVLKKALEQGLQPIVVVNKIDKPMVRPLEVVDEVVDLLIDLGADEDQLEFPVVYASAVNGSSSFDPELENQEDTITNVLDLILEHTPAPVDNSMDPLQFQVTMLDYDNYLGRIGVGRVFRGEIKVGDSVSLSKLDGSIKNFRVTKLFGYFGLKRVEIEAAKAGDLIAIAGMEDINVGETVCPTSHVDPLPLLRIDEPTLQMTFIVNNSPFAGREGDLVTSRKIEERLEKELETDVSLRIENTDSPDRWIVSGRGELHLGILIENMRREGYEIQVSKPQVIIKVEDGVKVEPFERVVIDTPEEYTGGVMESIGLRKGELTNMQTMDNGQTKMEFIVPSRGLIGYRNEFLSATRGYGIMNHTFEEYRPFINADIGGRRSGVMVSIEAGKATAYAISALEDRGTIFIEPGLEVYEGMIIGECNRDVDLAVNVVKAKQLTNMRASAKDTTNVLKRPRVFSLEESLTFLNEDEYCEITPQSVRLRKQVLNKNEREKQDKRRRLGKD is encoded by the coding sequence ACCATGGTAAAACGACACTCGTCGATGAGCTTTTAAAACAATCTGGAACATTCCGTGCGAATGAACTAGTCGAAGAACGCGCAATGGACTCAAATGATATCGAGCGTGAGCGCGGAATCACGATCCTTGCTAAAAATACGGCAATTGATTACAAAAATACACGCATCAACATCGTTGATACACCAGGTCACGCCGATTTCGGTGGTGAAGTAGAACGTATCATGCGTATGGTTGACGGCGTTATCCTCGTTGTTGATGCTCGTGAAGGCTGTATGCCACAAACACGTTTCGTATTGAAAAAAGCACTTGAACAAGGTCTTCAACCAATCGTCGTCGTCAATAAAATTGACAAGCCGATGGTTCGTCCACTCGAAGTTGTTGACGAAGTCGTCGACCTCTTGATTGATCTTGGAGCAGATGAAGATCAACTCGAATTCCCAGTCGTTTATGCATCGGCAGTCAACGGCTCAAGTTCATTTGACCCTGAACTTGAAAATCAAGAAGATACAATTACAAACGTTCTTGACTTGATTCTTGAACATACTCCGGCTCCTGTTGACAACAGCATGGATCCATTACAATTCCAAGTTACGATGCTTGACTATGATAACTATCTTGGTCGTATCGGAGTAGGACGCGTTTTCCGTGGAGAAATCAAAGTTGGAGACAGCGTTTCGCTTTCTAAACTTGATGGATCAATCAAAAACTTCCGTGTTACGAAATTATTCGGATACTTTGGTCTGAAACGTGTTGAAATCGAAGCTGCAAAAGCTGGAGATTTGATCGCAATCGCAGGTATGGAAGACATCAACGTCGGTGAAACGGTTTGCCCGACTTCACACGTCGATCCACTCCCATTACTTCGTATTGATGAGCCGACTCTTCAAATGACGTTCATCGTCAACAACTCGCCATTCGCTGGTCGTGAAGGTGACCTCGTCACTTCGCGTAAAATCGAAGAGCGTCTTGAAAAAGAGCTTGAAACAGACGTTTCACTCCGTATCGAAAACACAGATTCACCGGACCGCTGGATCGTATCTGGCCGTGGTGAGCTTCACCTCGGAATTTTGATTGAAAACATGCGTCGTGAAGGATACGAAATTCAAGTATCTAAACCGCAGGTAATCATCAAAGTTGAAGACGGCGTCAAAGTTGAGCCGTTTGAGCGCGTTGTCATTGATACACCTGAAGAATATACAGGTGGCGTCATGGAATCGATCGGTCTCCGTAAAGGTGAACTGACGAACATGCAAACAATGGATAACGGACAAACAAAAATGGAATTCATCGTTCCTTCACGTGGATTGATCGGATACCGGAATGAATTCTTATCTGCAACACGCGGATACGGCATCATGAACCATACATTCGAAGAATACCGTCCGTTCATCAACGCGGATATCGGTGGACGCCGCAGTGGTGTTATGGTCTCAATCGAAGCTGGTAAAGCGACTGCATATGCGATTTCTGCACTTGAAGACCGCGGAACGATCTTCATCGAGCCAGGCCTTGAAGTTTACGAAGGAATGATCATCGGTGAATGTAACCGTGACGTCGATCTCGCTGTTAACGTTGTTAAAGCGAAGCAATTGACGAACATGCGTGCATCTGCGAAAGATACAACAAACGTTCTTAAACGTCCACGTGTCTTCTCGCTCGAAGAATCATTAACATTCTTGAATGAAGATGAGTACTGTGAGATTACACCGCAATCAGTTCGTCTTCGTAAACAAGTATTGAACAAAAACGAACGTGAAAAACAAGACAAGCGTCGTCGTCTTGGTAAAGACTGA
- a CDS encoding YlaH-like family protein — translation MTAQPAVASDFSKFDIPAVAKLLGVGSDPNNLSAGFNALMITVVILTLIVFKLGFAKELAWWKSLIVYLLLAVFSAALTLVFWTWPIPEVLLAMVVILGIYRFRMWMVKRERERTAS, via the coding sequence ATGACTGCACAACCTGCCGTTGCTTCTGATTTCTCAAAATTTGATATTCCCGCCGTTGCGAAGTTGCTTGGTGTGGGAAGTGACCCGAATAACTTGAGTGCCGGCTTCAATGCACTGATGATTACGGTCGTCATCTTGACGTTAATCGTTTTTAAATTAGGTTTTGCGAAAGAGTTAGCCTGGTGGAAATCGCTGATTGTCTATTTGTTGCTTGCGGTGTTCTCTGCCGCTTTAACACTTGTCTTTTGGACATGGCCGATTCCTGAAGTATTGCTTGCGATGGTCGTCATTCTCGGAATTTACCGATTCCGGATGTGGATGGTCAAACGTGAGCGAGAACGAACCGCTTCTTGA
- a CDS encoding PQQ-dependent sugar dehydrogenase codes for MINRKWGIPCGLAVILAGCSETTTEDSSKSVPKTSESVKSNIIFENLRIPWNIEKNQQIFYITEREGTIVKGTEGKYSRMDLELNEQVVAEGEGGLLGMALDPDFKENQTAYVYHTYEKDGALWNRVIEIKEEKESWKEQRVLLDAIPGASIHNGGRIEIGPDGLLYVTVGDAAVPENAQKLSSLSGKILRMNLDGSPAKENLKEYVYSYGHRNPQGLVFVDQTLYATEHGQSGHDEINRIEQKNYGWPLIEGTEKQQGLVTPWYEVGENSVAPSGVAEQNGKLYFGTLVGQSLQSIETSTSKVELLVTDRGRIRDVMADGKRLYYVTNNTDGRGNPSDKDDVLVRLEP; via the coding sequence ATGATCAACCGAAAATGGGGCATTCCATGTGGTCTTGCTGTTATTTTAGCCGGATGTTCAGAAACGACGACCGAAGATTCGTCGAAATCGGTTCCGAAAACATCGGAGTCGGTCAAAAGCAATATCATTTTCGAAAATTTAAGGATTCCGTGGAATATTGAAAAAAACCAACAGATATTTTATATTACCGAACGGGAAGGGACGATTGTAAAAGGGACTGAAGGCAAGTACAGCCGGATGGATCTCGAATTGAACGAACAGGTCGTTGCGGAAGGGGAAGGCGGACTCCTCGGTATGGCGCTCGATCCAGACTTCAAAGAGAATCAAACCGCGTATGTCTATCATACGTATGAGAAGGATGGCGCACTTTGGAATCGAGTCATTGAGATTAAGGAAGAGAAGGAATCATGGAAAGAGCAACGGGTATTGCTTGATGCGATTCCAGGAGCATCGATTCATAACGGCGGCCGAATCGAAATCGGACCGGATGGATTATTATATGTCACGGTCGGAGACGCGGCAGTCCCCGAGAACGCTCAAAAACTCTCTTCTTTATCCGGGAAGATTCTTCGTATGAACCTTGACGGTAGCCCAGCGAAAGAGAATTTAAAAGAATACGTCTATAGTTATGGTCACCGGAATCCACAAGGATTAGTCTTTGTCGACCAAACGTTGTACGCAACGGAACACGGACAGAGCGGACATGATGAAATCAACCGGATTGAACAAAAAAACTACGGTTGGCCATTGATTGAAGGGACAGAAAAGCAGCAAGGATTAGTAACCCCTTGGTATGAAGTGGGTGAAAATTCAGTTGCGCCGAGCGGAGTAGCCGAACAAAACGGGAAACTGTATTTCGGGACACTGGTTGGTCAGAGTCTCCAGTCAATTGAAACGTCGACCTCTAAAGTAGAGCTACTCGTGACGGATCGGGGACGTATTCGAGACGTGATGGCGGACGGAAAACGACTGTATTACGTGACGAACAATACGGATGGACGAGGCAATCCTTCGGACAAAGACGATGTTCTTGTTCGTCTCGAACCGTAA
- a CDS encoding YlaI family protein, giving the protein MRVKCTICDKRETIDDWSFTAKRLRNKPVRVYICDECHERVTKRTVERQETGKFNLYPTWATTKKRW; this is encoded by the coding sequence ATGCGTGTCAAATGCACCATCTGCGATAAACGAGAAACCATCGACGACTGGTCCTTCACAGCAAAAAGACTGCGAAATAAACCGGTACGCGTCTACATATGCGATGAATGTCATGAACGTGTCACAAAGCGGACCGTTGAGAGGCAAGAAACAGGAAAATTCAACCTGTATCCGACCTGGGCGACAACTAAAAAAAGATGGTAA